In Bacillus sp. NP247, one DNA window encodes the following:
- a CDS encoding DUF1641 domain-containing protein: MAAPIQAIQKQELTEEERKQQKLEDLKELLANNEEALNQMFNIVGELNDIGMLEAANSMLKAKEPIAKIVLGQVTREPVTNLINNMMGAAGALTELDPELTKKLIGSALIGMDEGNQHLQSNKKVGILDLMKVLKDPDINRAIGFGLHFLKGMGKGLKEE, encoded by the coding sequence ATGGCAGCACCTATTCAAGCGATCCAGAAGCAGGAGCTAACGGAGGAAGAACGAAAACAACAAAAACTCGAAGATTTAAAAGAACTTCTAGCTAATAATGAAGAAGCTTTAAATCAAATGTTTAATATAGTAGGTGAACTGAATGACATTGGGATGCTAGAAGCTGCAAATTCTATGCTGAAAGCGAAAGAACCAATCGCAAAAATTGTTCTAGGTCAAGTCACCCGTGAACCAGTTACAAATTTAATTAATAATATGATGGGCGCTGCAGGAGCTTTAACAGAACTTGATCCGGAACTTACTAAAAAACTTATAGGTAGTGCATTAATAGGTATGGATGAAGGGAATCAGCATCTGCAAAGTAATAAAAAAGTAGGAATATTAGATTTGATGAAAGTACTTAAGGATCCAGATATTAACCGTGCTATCGGATTTGGTCTTCATTTCTTAAAAGGCATGGGTAAAGGGTTAAAAGAAGAATAG
- a CDS encoding DUF2294 domain-containing protein, which translates to MSKMVHEFNDMIRKLRKELFGKGPERIHTVFAENMAIATLYGNLTPTEKFISGTMDGAEMVHMARTKMIQEVYAANSREHLEELVGAKLVHLFSDMKVDEDIAVSVFVFDKNIT; encoded by the coding sequence ATGTCAAAAATGGTACATGAATTTAATGATATGATTCGAAAGCTTCGAAAAGAGTTGTTCGGGAAAGGGCCGGAACGAATTCATACTGTATTTGCTGAAAATATGGCTATAGCTACACTTTATGGGAATTTGACACCTACAGAGAAATTCATTTCGGGAACGATGGATGGAGCGGAAATGGTTCATATGGCTCGAACGAAAATGATTCAAGAAGTTTATGCTGCCAATTCTCGTGAACATTTAGAAGAACTCGTTGGGGCGAAATTAGTTCATCTGTTTTCTGATATGAAAGTGGATGAAGATATTGCAGTTTCGGTGTTTGTCTTTGATAAAAATATAACGTGA
- the fdhD gene encoding formate dehydrogenase accessory sulfurtransferase FdhD: MKSIQVEREIFKYEQGEFKHIEDSIVTEFPVTVKINGQEFVTMVSTPEYIEDMVIGFLASEGIIRKYEDIDEIWVQEKEGYVHVKTTKINPYYRDMQNKRYITSCCGMSRQGFVFANDALTAKKMNDIRVKISAEDCFRLMNDMQQSASTFQHTGGVHNAALCDVNGIILSRMDIGRHNALDKIYGYCLKNNISIGDKIIVFSGRISSEILLKVAKIGCEVILSKSAPTELALELAEQLGITTIGFIRNKSLNVYTHPERIVNINK, translated from the coding sequence GTGAAATCGATTCAGGTGGAACGGGAAATCTTCAAATATGAGCAAGGGGAATTTAAACATATAGAGGACAGCATTGTAACAGAGTTTCCTGTTACGGTTAAAATTAACGGCCAGGAATTTGTTACAATGGTTAGTACTCCAGAGTATATTGAAGATATGGTAATCGGCTTTTTAGCCTCTGAAGGCATTATCCGAAAGTATGAAGATATTGATGAAATATGGGTGCAAGAAAAAGAAGGCTATGTCCATGTAAAAACGACGAAAATCAATCCTTATTATCGTGACATGCAAAATAAACGTTATATTACTTCGTGCTGTGGAATGAGTAGGCAAGGGTTTGTTTTCGCAAACGATGCGCTGACTGCGAAAAAAATGAATGATATTCGCGTAAAAATCTCTGCCGAGGATTGTTTTCGGTTAATGAATGATATGCAGCAATCTGCGTCGACGTTTCAACATACAGGCGGCGTTCATAATGCAGCTTTATGTGATGTGAATGGAATTATTTTAAGCCGGATGGATATAGGAAGACATAACGCTTTAGATAAAATTTACGGCTATTGTTTAAAAAATAACATTTCGATTGGTGATAAAATTATTGTTTTTAGCGGACGTATCTCTTCTGAAATTCTATTGAAAGTTGCGAAAATTGGCTGTGAAGTAATATTGTCAAAATCAGCTCCAACTGAGTTAGCATTAGAGCTAGCGGAGCAGTTAGGGATTACTACAATAGGCTTCATTCGTAATAAATCTTTAAATGTATATACGCATCCAGAGCGGATTGTAAATATAAATAAGTAG
- the moaA gene encoding GTP 3',8-cyclase MoaA, whose product MKSVTLDKLDRPLKDLRISVTDRCNFRCRYCMPEEIFGRDYSFLSNDKILSFDEIERITRIFVSLGVRKLRITGGEPLLRKGLPELIQRLNEIEGVEDIGLTTNGSLLKKFAPDLYKAGLSRVTVSLDSLNEERFSYLNGNRSKVKTVLAGIQAAAEAGMKIKMNMVVQKGKNEQDIVQMAEYFKENKHILRFIEYMDVGNFNGWELGEVVSKQEIVEMIHKVMPLERIEANYPGEVATRYRYIGSDEEIGIISSVTDSFCSSCTRARISAEGKLYTCLFASKGNDLKELLRSGYTDEEITDIIRDIWNNRSDRYSEERLTNTSNKTMPKIEMSHIGG is encoded by the coding sequence ATGAAATCTGTTACATTAGACAAATTGGATCGTCCTTTAAAGGACTTGCGTATTTCTGTTACTGATCGTTGTAATTTTCGCTGTCGATATTGTATGCCGGAGGAAATATTTGGTCGTGATTATTCTTTTTTGTCTAATGATAAAATTTTATCTTTTGATGAAATTGAAAGGATTACACGTATTTTCGTTTCTTTAGGTGTAAGAAAGTTACGCATTACTGGGGGAGAGCCTTTACTTCGAAAAGGCCTACCTGAACTCATACAACGGTTAAACGAAATTGAAGGAGTAGAGGATATCGGTTTAACGACAAATGGATCATTACTTAAAAAATTTGCTCCGGATTTATATAAGGCGGGTTTATCTCGTGTGACAGTTAGTTTAGACTCGTTAAATGAAGAGCGATTCTCTTATTTAAATGGGAATAGAAGTAAAGTGAAAACGGTTCTTGCAGGAATACAGGCTGCAGCGGAAGCCGGAATGAAAATTAAAATGAACATGGTTGTTCAAAAAGGGAAAAATGAACAAGACATCGTTCAGATGGCAGAGTACTTTAAAGAGAATAAGCATATCCTTCGGTTCATTGAATATATGGATGTCGGAAATTTTAACGGCTGGGAATTAGGCGAAGTAGTTTCTAAGCAAGAAATAGTAGAGATGATTCATAAAGTTATGCCGCTTGAACGTATTGAAGCGAACTATCCTGGTGAAGTTGCGACACGTTATCGCTATATCGGTAGTGATGAAGAAATAGGAATTATTTCATCTGTAACAGATTCGTTCTGTTCATCATGTACAAGAGCACGTATTTCCGCAGAAGGAAAATTGTATACATGTTTGTTTGCTTCTAAAGGAAACGATCTTAAAGAATTACTTCGCTCTGGATATACGGATGAGGAAATTACCGATATTATTCGTGACATTTGGAATAATCGTTCCGATCGCTATTCAGAAGAACGGTTAACGAATACAAGTAACAAAACAATGCCGAAAATTGAAATGTCGCATATCGGTGGCTGA
- a CDS encoding formate/nitrite transporter family protein has product MAFHKPEQIAALVIESGVQKVRQPLSAMLILGFLGGAFISLGFLLNIRVLGNVPEQWGSLVNFIGGAVFPIGLMLVVLAGGELITGNMMSMAMALYARKISLKHVLHNWTWITLTNFVGALFVAYCFGHLGGLTEGAYLNKTIAIAQDKLHESFGRTLILAIGCNWLVCLAIWLAYGTNDLIGKIVGIWIPIMAFVVIGFQQVVANMFVISAVIFAGHLTWMDLAKNFVPVFIGNVIGGAGFVGFAYFSCYQKQSATEEDVLKK; this is encoded by the coding sequence ATGGCATTTCATAAACCGGAACAAATCGCGGCACTTGTGATTGAATCCGGTGTTCAAAAGGTAAGGCAACCGCTATCCGCGATGCTTATTCTTGGCTTTTTAGGAGGAGCATTCATTTCGTTAGGATTTTTACTTAATATTCGTGTTCTAGGTAATGTACCGGAGCAATGGGGAAGCTTAGTCAATTTTATAGGAGGAGCGGTTTTTCCAATCGGACTTATGCTCGTTGTTTTGGCGGGAGGAGAATTAATTACAGGAAATATGATGTCAATGGCCATGGCACTGTATGCGCGGAAAATTTCATTGAAACATGTGTTACACAATTGGACCTGGATTACTTTAACTAATTTCGTCGGTGCGCTTTTCGTAGCGTATTGTTTCGGTCATCTTGGCGGGCTTACAGAGGGGGCGTATTTAAATAAAACGATAGCGATAGCTCAAGATAAGTTACATGAATCTTTCGGGAGAACGTTAATTTTAGCAATTGGTTGTAACTGGCTCGTTTGCCTAGCAATTTGGTTAGCATATGGAACGAATGATTTAATTGGGAAGATTGTTGGAATATGGATTCCGATTATGGCATTTGTCGTCATTGGATTTCAGCAAGTAGTAGCAAATATGTTTGTCATTTCAGCAGTTATTTTTGCGGGGCACCTTACGTGGATGGATCTTGCGAAAAACTTTGTGCCAGTCTTTATCGGAAATGTAATTGGCGGAGCGGGATTTGTTGGATTCGCTTATTTTTCTTGTTATCAGAAACAAAGTGCTACCGAAGAAGATGTATTGAAAAAATAA
- a CDS encoding molybdopterin-synthase adenylyltransferase MoeB, producing the protein MIERYSRQQLFTPIGKEGQEKIRNKHVLIVGAGALGSASAEAFVRAGIGKLTIIDRDYVEWSNLQRQQLYAEQDAIEKLPKAIAAQNRLKQINSDVQIQALVMDARVDNMEALLDGVDVIIDATDNFDIRFVMNDLSQKYNIPWIYGSCVGSYGMSYTIIPKKTPCLHCVLKSVPVTGATCDTVGIISPAVQIVAAYQVAEAFKILVEDYAAIRKTFLMFDIWSNQYHSIKLEKIKTEGCPSCGTNRTYPYLSYENQTKTAVLCGRNTVQIRPAHNNHYNFDDLEKVLKKHGKVDRNPYLLSCQFEEYRIVIFQDGRVFIHGTNEIQKAKQLYYRLLG; encoded by the coding sequence ATGATAGAGCGGTATTCACGACAACAGTTGTTCACTCCTATTGGAAAAGAAGGGCAAGAGAAGATTAGAAATAAGCATGTATTAATAGTAGGGGCAGGTGCATTAGGAAGTGCAAGTGCGGAGGCGTTTGTACGTGCAGGTATCGGGAAATTAACGATTATTGATCGCGATTACGTAGAATGGAGCAATTTACAGCGGCAACAACTTTACGCTGAACAAGATGCGATAGAAAAGTTGCCAAAAGCAATCGCAGCGCAGAATCGTCTCAAACAAATTAATTCAGACGTGCAAATTCAGGCGCTAGTAATGGATGCAAGAGTAGATAATATGGAGGCTTTATTAGATGGTGTCGATGTCATCATTGATGCAACAGATAATTTTGATATTCGATTCGTGATGAATGATTTATCACAAAAATATAATATCCCTTGGATTTACGGTTCTTGTGTCGGATCGTACGGTATGAGCTATACAATTATTCCGAAGAAAACACCGTGCTTACATTGCGTGTTGAAAAGTGTTCCTGTTACAGGAGCGACGTGTGACACAGTTGGAATTATTAGTCCAGCTGTTCAAATTGTCGCTGCCTATCAAGTGGCAGAAGCATTCAAAATTTTAGTAGAAGATTACGCAGCAATTAGAAAAACGTTTTTAATGTTTGATATATGGAGTAATCAATATCATTCTATTAAACTAGAAAAAATCAAAACGGAAGGCTGTCCTTCGTGCGGAACAAATAGAACTTATCCTTATTTATCATACGAAAATCAAACGAAGACAGCTGTTTTATGCGGAAGAAACACAGTTCAAATTAGACCGGCGCATAATAATCATTACAATTTTGACGATTTAGAAAAAGTATTAAAAAAACACGGAAAAGTTGATCGGAATCCGTATTTGCTCTCTTGCCAATTCGAAGAGTATCGCATCGTCATTTTTCAAGATGGGCGCGTGTTTATTCACGGAACGAATGAAATTCAAAAAGCAAAACAACTTTACTATCGGTTATTAGGATAA
- the glp gene encoding gephyrin-like molybdotransferase Glp: MERRVPITVEEAVRKVMEFANYGVKELVPLELAYGRTLADDIVADHDVPSFNRSPYDGFAIRAEDTLRASRENPIVFEVIGEIGAGSVFPKEVGAFQAVRIMTGAQIPKGCNAVVMLELTRHRQYENIGKSYMEVRRLFKEGDNISFQGEDVQKGTVLAKRGGYINPGISALLATFGYSEVPVAKKPIIGLLATGSELLDVNEELQPGKIRNSNTYMISSQIRRAGGRVKYFGKFSDDSNTCYEAVKKALSEVDMLITTGGVSVGDYDYLPAIYEKLGASVLFNKVAMRPGSVTTVAQLNGKLLFGLSGNPSACYVGFELFVKPSIRAYMFSEKPHVKREKAMLGEDFLKPNPFTRFVRGKLQYNEGQLIAYPSGFDKSSSVSSLAESNIFIVLQGGTRGYKKGMFVDILLLEDNEGSEWPWTFRKVGRGFDGTSTI; encoded by the coding sequence ATGGAAAGAAGAGTGCCAATTACAGTTGAAGAGGCTGTTCGTAAAGTGATGGAATTTGCTAATTATGGTGTAAAAGAACTAGTACCACTGGAATTAGCATACGGACGTACATTAGCAGACGATATAGTAGCGGATCACGATGTTCCTTCCTTCAATCGCTCGCCATATGATGGATTTGCTATTAGGGCAGAAGATACTTTACGAGCAAGTCGTGAGAATCCGATCGTATTTGAAGTCATCGGTGAAATTGGAGCAGGTTCCGTATTTCCTAAAGAAGTAGGAGCGTTTCAAGCAGTTCGAATTATGACAGGGGCACAAATTCCGAAAGGATGTAACGCGGTCGTCATGCTAGAACTCACTCGTCATCGTCAATATGAGAATATCGGAAAAAGCTATATGGAAGTGAGACGCTTATTTAAAGAAGGGGACAATATATCCTTTCAAGGTGAAGATGTTCAGAAAGGAACCGTTCTCGCAAAAAGAGGTGGTTACATTAATCCAGGTATTTCAGCTCTTCTTGCTACATTCGGTTATAGCGAAGTGCCAGTAGCGAAAAAGCCCATAATTGGACTATTAGCGACTGGGAGTGAACTTCTCGATGTAAATGAAGAACTACAGCCTGGGAAAATTCGAAATAGTAATACGTATATGATATCGTCTCAAATTCGAAGAGCAGGTGGAAGAGTAAAATACTTCGGGAAGTTTAGTGACGATTCTAATACGTGCTACGAAGCAGTGAAAAAAGCGTTAAGCGAAGTGGATATGTTAATTACAACTGGTGGTGTTTCGGTAGGCGACTATGACTATTTGCCAGCTATATACGAAAAATTAGGCGCATCAGTTCTTTTTAATAAAGTAGCCATGCGGCCGGGTAGCGTCACGACTGTAGCGCAATTAAACGGAAAATTATTATTTGGATTATCAGGTAATCCATCTGCTTGCTATGTAGGTTTTGAATTATTCGTAAAACCTAGCATTCGTGCGTATATGTTTAGCGAAAAACCACATGTAAAACGAGAAAAAGCAATGCTCGGAGAAGATTTTCTAAAACCGAATCCATTTACAAGATTTGTACGAGGTAAGCTTCAGTATAACGAAGGACAACTAATCGCTTATCCATCAGGATTTGATAAATCTAGTTCCGTTTCTTCATTAGCAGAATCAAACATTTTTATCGTCCTACAGGGCGGAACGAGAGGATATAAGAAAGGGATGTTTGTAGACATTCTTTTATTAGAAGATAACGAAGGTAGTGAATGGCCTTGGACATTCCGTAAAGTGGGGAGAGGTTTTGATGGGACAAGCACGATTTGA
- a CDS encoding molybdenum cofactor biosynthesis protein MoaE yields MGQARFEIVDTPIVVEEVTDKVARREAGAITTFIGTVREVTKGKRTLHLEYEAYKPMAVKKLTEIGAEIKKQWPDTKIAITHRVGRLEIMDIAVVIAVSSPHRKVAYEANEYAIERIKRIVPIWKKEFWEDGTEWIGDQLENTPYPEGKPKKEE; encoded by the coding sequence ATGGGACAAGCACGATTTGAAATTGTAGATACGCCGATTGTAGTGGAAGAAGTAACGGATAAAGTAGCAAGAAGAGAAGCAGGAGCAATTACAACTTTTATTGGAACGGTTAGAGAAGTAACGAAAGGGAAACGAACGTTACACCTTGAGTATGAAGCATATAAACCGATGGCGGTAAAAAAGCTTACTGAAATTGGAGCAGAAATTAAGAAACAGTGGCCGGATACAAAAATAGCAATCACGCACCGAGTAGGACGACTAGAAATAATGGATATTGCCGTTGTTATTGCAGTATCGTCGCCGCATCGTAAAGTAGCTTATGAAGCGAATGAATACGCAATTGAACGTATAAAGAGAATCGTCCCAATTTGGAAAAAAGAATTTTGGGAAGATGGAACGGAGTGGATTGGAGATCAACTTGAAAATACTCCATATCCAGAAGGAAAACCAAAGAAAGAAGAATGA
- the moaD gene encoding molybdopterin converting factor subunit 1 produces MITILLFANLREEVGSERLVIIEKREINVQQLKKCLEDNYHLQSLDTVMVAINEEFVTDEDIVKAGDTVAFIPPVSGG; encoded by the coding sequence ATGATTACAATTTTACTGTTCGCAAATTTACGAGAAGAAGTTGGCTCAGAGAGATTAGTAATAATAGAAAAAAGAGAGATAAATGTTCAGCAATTGAAAAAATGTCTGGAAGATAATTATCACTTACAATCGCTGGATACAGTTATGGTAGCGATTAACGAAGAATTTGTAACGGATGAAGATATTGTAAAAGCCGGAGATACAGTAGCGTTTATCCCGCCTGTAAGTGGAGGTTAA
- the moaC gene encoding cyclic pyranopterin monophosphate synthase MoaC, whose protein sequence is MSEFSHWNEEGRAKMVDISQKDISTRTAVAQSTIALSNELFEAIQSGGLKKGDPLQVAQVAGIIGAKKTADIIPMCHPILIQGTDFTFHYEKSSDGYELTIRATVKCSGKTGVEMEALTAVSIAALTFYDMCKAVDKTMVMKETYLVQKTGGKSGDFFHQVK, encoded by the coding sequence ATGAGTGAGTTTTCGCACTGGAACGAAGAGGGAAGAGCTAAAATGGTTGATATTTCTCAAAAGGATATTTCAACACGTACAGCTGTAGCGCAAAGTACAATTGCTTTATCAAATGAATTATTTGAAGCAATTCAAAGTGGTGGATTGAAAAAAGGAGACCCGCTCCAAGTAGCACAAGTAGCTGGAATAATCGGTGCTAAAAAAACAGCGGATATTATTCCGATGTGTCACCCGATATTAATCCAAGGAACTGATTTTACGTTCCATTATGAAAAGTCAAGTGATGGGTATGAGTTAACGATACGAGCAACCGTAAAATGCAGTGGGAAAACAGGTGTAGAAATGGAAGCATTAACGGCCGTATCAATCGCTGCCCTTACTTTTTACGATATGTGTAAAGCTGTTGATAAAACGATGGTTATGAAAGAAACGTATTTAGTGCAAAAAACGGGTGGGAAAAGCGGAGACTTTTTCCATCAGGTGAAATGA
- a CDS encoding P-loop NTPase — protein MMITHEQIMNALSHVEDPELHKSIVELNMVRNIKIDGTEVGLEVVLTIQGCPLKAKIQNDIEDSLRNIGASKVSVTFGSMTPEERAALTASLKKEARTETGMPSMLRPDSGVRFITITSGKGGVGKSTVTINLATALARMGKKVGILDADIYGFSIPAMMETNEKPTMIDQTALPVVSHGVKIMSLGFFTDGNKPVMWRGPMLNKWIQNFLANTHWGELDYLLLDLPPGTGDVAIDVAAMIPQAKEIIVTTPHNVASFVASRAGVMAKHTKHDILGIVENMAYYEEQDGSRNYLFGKGGGEMLAEQLQTEVIAQIPFAKREENKGSCVYDEDSLVGEMFTSLAEDLIYNG, from the coding sequence ATGATGATTACTCACGAACAAATTATGAACGCTTTAAGCCATGTAGAAGATCCAGAGTTACACAAAAGTATTGTGGAATTAAACATGGTTAGAAATATAAAAATTGATGGTACAGAAGTTGGGCTAGAAGTAGTTTTAACGATACAAGGTTGTCCGCTAAAAGCAAAAATTCAAAACGATATTGAAGACTCTCTTCGAAATATTGGGGCATCAAAAGTTTCCGTAACATTCGGTTCAATGACACCAGAAGAACGAGCGGCATTAACAGCGTCTTTAAAGAAAGAGGCTAGAACAGAAACAGGTATGCCTAGTATGCTCCGACCTGATTCAGGTGTACGCTTTATTACTATAACGAGCGGAAAAGGTGGAGTCGGAAAATCAACTGTAACGATTAATCTTGCTACTGCGTTAGCTCGTATGGGCAAAAAGGTAGGGATTTTAGATGCAGATATATACGGATTCAGTATCCCGGCAATGATGGAAACGAATGAAAAGCCAACGATGATCGATCAAACCGCACTTCCAGTCGTTAGTCACGGTGTTAAAATTATGTCGCTGGGATTCTTCACAGATGGTAATAAACCAGTAATGTGGCGAGGACCGATGTTAAACAAATGGATTCAAAACTTCCTTGCAAACACGCACTGGGGAGAATTAGACTATCTACTTCTTGATTTACCACCTGGAACAGGAGACGTTGCGATAGATGTCGCTGCCATGATTCCACAAGCGAAGGAAATTATCGTTACAACTCCTCATAACGTAGCTTCATTTGTCGCGTCTAGAGCAGGGGTAATGGCAAAACATACGAAACACGATATTTTAGGTATCGTTGAAAACATGGCATATTACGAAGAACAAGATGGCTCAAGAAACTACCTCTTTGGAAAAGGAGGCGGTGAAATGTTAGCAGAACAACTGCAAACAGAAGTGATAGCACAAATACCGTTTGCGAAGCGTGAAGAGAATAAAGGGTCGTGTGTATATGACGAAGATTCACTCGTTGGGGAAATGTTTACTTCTTTAGCAGAAGATCTTATTTATAACGGATAG
- a CDS encoding flagellin, whose translation MHIGTNVLSMNARQSLYENERRMNVAMEHLASGMRVAIRNNEDAISMLRMAEAALQTVTNILQRMRDLAIQSASGTNSTTNRDSLNKEFQSLTEQIGYIGETTEFNDLSVFDGERRPVTLDDIGHTVNITTHIPPSPTQHDIKISTEQEARVAIRKIEEALQNVSLHRADLGAMINRLQFNMDNLNSQSTALTDAASRIEDADMAQEMSDFLKFKLLTEVAFSMVSQANQIPQMVSKLLQS comes from the coding sequence ATGCATATTGGCACGAATGTTTTAAGTATGAACGCTAGGCAATCGTTATATGAGAATGAACGACGTATGAATGTTGCGATGGAGCATTTAGCAAGCGGTATGCGTGTGGCAATTCGTAATAATGAGGATGCGATATCGATGCTTCGCATGGCAGAAGCTGCCCTTCAAACTGTGACGAATATTTTACAGCGTATGCGTGATTTAGCTATTCAATCTGCAAGTGGTACAAATTCAACTACAAACCGTGATTCGCTGAATAAAGAGTTTCAATCTTTAACAGAACAAATTGGCTATATTGGTGAGACAACTGAGTTTAATGATTTATCCGTATTTGATGGCGAAAGACGTCCTGTTACGTTAGATGATATCGGTCATACAGTAAATATAACGACACATATTCCCCCTTCCCCTACACAACATGACATCAAGATTTCAACAGAACAAGAAGCAAGAGTGGCGATTCGTAAAATTGAAGAAGCTTTACAAAATGTATCACTTCATCGTGCTGATCTCGGTGCGATGATAAATCGTTTGCAATTTAATATGGATAATTTAAATAGTCAAAGTACAGCGTTAACAGATGCTGCTTCTCGAATTGAAGATGCGGATATGGCGCAAGAAATGAGCGATTTTTTAAAGTTTAAATTGTTAACTGAAGTTGCGTTTAGTATGGTTTCGCAGGCTAATCAAATTCCACAAATGGTCTCTAAGTTATTACAATCTTAA
- a CDS encoding flagellin, which translates to MRINTNINSMRTQEYMRQNQDKMNTAMNRLSSGKSINSAADDAAGLAIATRMRAKEGGLNVGARNTQDAMSALRTGDAALGSISNILLRMRDLATQAASGTNNTTDSASLNKEYKQLAEEIDHIAGKTNFNGNAFLNSADADATKKGTDITIQLSDAASDTLEIKAIDAKAATLLGAAVGTLTGADTAAAVTAATTEMKAIDKAIQSVADMRATFGSQLNRLDHNLNNVTSQATNMAAAASQIEDADMAKEMSEMTKFKILNEAGISMLSQANQTPQMVSKLLQ; encoded by the coding sequence ATGAGAATTAATACAAACATTAACAGCATGCGTACACAAGAGTACATGCGCCAAAATCAAGACAAAATGAACACTGCGATGAATCGTTTATCTAGCGGTAAATCTATCAACAGTGCTGCTGACGATGCGGCTGGTTTAGCTATCGCTACTCGTATGCGTGCGAAAGAAGGCGGCTTAAACGTTGGGGCGCGTAACACACAAGACGCTATGTCTGCTTTACGTACTGGCGACGCTGCATTAGGCTCAATTTCTAACATCTTACTTCGTATGCGTGATCTTGCTACGCAAGCTGCTAGTGGTACGAATAACACAACAGATTCAGCTTCCCTAAACAAAGAGTACAAACAATTAGCAGAGGAAATTGACCATATTGCTGGAAAAACTAACTTTAATGGTAACGCATTTTTAAATTCAGCTGATGCTGATGCTACTAAGAAGGGTACAGATATTACAATTCAACTTTCTGATGCTGCAAGTGATACTCTTGAAATTAAAGCTATTGATGCAAAGGCAGCTACACTACTTGGTGCTGCTGTTGGAACTTTAACAGGTGCTGATACAGCTGCAGCTGTAACTGCTGCAACAACTGAAATGAAAGCTATTGATAAAGCTATCCAATCAGTTGCTGACATGCGAGCAACTTTCGGTTCTCAATTAAACCGTTTAGATCACAACTTAAACAACGTAACGAGCCAAGCTACTAATATGGCTGCAGCTGCTTCTCAAATCGAAGACGCTGACATGGCGAAAGAAATGTCTGAAATGACTAAGTTCAAAATCTTGAACGAAGCTGGTATCAGCATGCTTTCTCAAGCTAACCAAACTCCTCAAATGGTTTCTAAATTATTACAATAA
- a CDS encoding flagellin — MRINTNINSMRTQEYMRQNQDKMNTAMNRLSSGKSINSAADDAAGLAIATRMRAKEGGLNVGARNTQDAMSALRTGDAALGSISNILLRMRDLATQAASGTNNTTDSASLNKEYKQLADEIDHIAEKTNFNGNSFLDATGGGKKITIQLSDAASDTLEIEAIDAKAAKLFGGGAVGTLTGADTAAAVTAATTEMAALDTAIQNVADMRATFGSQLNRLDHNLNNVTSQATNMAAAASQIEDADMAKEMSEMTKFKILNEAGISMLSQANQTPQMVSKLLQ, encoded by the coding sequence ATGAGAATTAATACAAACATTAACAGCATGCGTACTCAAGAGTACATGCGCCAAAACCAAGACAAAATGAACACTGCGATGAACCGTTTATCTAGCGGTAAATCTATCAATAGTGCTGCTGACGACGCGGCTGGTTTAGCTATCGCTACTCGTATGCGCGCAAAAGAAGGCGGCTTAAACGTTGGGGCGCGTAACACACAAGACGCTATGTCTGCTTTACGTACTGGCGACGCTGCATTAGGCTCAATTTCTAACATCTTACTTCGTATGCGTGATCTTGCTACGCAAGCTGCTAGTGGTACGAATAACACAACAGATTCAGCTTCCCTAAACAAAGAGTACAAACAATTAGCAGATGAAATTGACCATATTGCTGAAAAAACTAACTTTAACGGCAATTCATTCTTAGACGCAACTGGTGGCGGTAAGAAGATTACGATTCAACTTTCTGATGCTGCAAGTGATACTCTTGAAATTGAAGCTATTGATGCAAAAGCAGCTAAATTATTTGGTGGTGGTGCTGTTGGAACTTTAACAGGTGCTGATACAGCTGCAGCTGTAACTGCTGCAACAACTGAAATGGCGGCTCTTGACACTGCTATTCAAAACGTTGCTGATATGCGAGCAACTTTCGGTTCTCAATTAAACCGTTTAGACCACAACTTAAACAACGTAACAAGCCAAGCTACTAATATGGCTGCAGCTGCTTCTCAAATCGAAGACGCTGACATGGCGAAAGAAATGTCTGAAATGACTAAGTTCAAAATCTTAAACGAAGCCGGCATCAGCATGCTTTCTCAAGCTAACCAAACACCACAAATGGTTTCAAAATTATTACAATAA